In the genome of Microcoleus vaginatus PCC 9802, the window GGTGTTGGGATGGGTTGAGGTGTTTGGAGGGGTTGGGGTGTTTGGATTGGTTGAGGTGTTGGGATTGGTTGGGGTGTTTCTATTTGCCCGATCGCACTTAGTTGTAGCCCCACCTTCGGCAGTTCGAGAGTTCCTGCAAAAATTAGTAGGGCGATCGACATGATTGTGAGTTTTTTCATAAATCAATAAGTTTTTGTTTGCAAAAATACCATTTATAGGGTATAATACCTCGAAAAGTGAACACCCTACATTTCGCTAAGTAAATCAAAATTCAGATAAAAAACTTCGGAACCATCAGGTGCGCGAATTAACTTTTCTATTACCGAAGGCAGTTGCTGTTGACGGTACAATTGGGGAATCTCGCAGAAGCTTTCTTCGGTAATTTCCAAAATTTTTGGCATATCAGGAATGGGAATCCCCAACCGATCGCTTTTATTTAAGGTACAAATAATTAGGTATTTGCACTCAGCACTGCTCGGACTGCTGGGAAATATTGTGGATAAATTAATTATGGTAATCAGTTCTTCTTGATGCCGCAATAAACTATTACCGCTAGGTAAAATACCGTAGGCATTAAAGTTTTTAACAATGCGCTCCACTCGTTCAATAGGAACAGCATAGTAAATATTTCCTAGTTCAAAGGAAACAATTTTTTTAGGGGCAATTCTAACATTACCTTGTTTCTTGCTCCGAAATCGGCGATTGTAATTGGCGTGAGTCATTGGATTTTAGATTTTAGATTTTAGATTGAAAAGTT includes:
- a CDS encoding chemotaxis protein CheW: MTHANYNRRFRSKKQGNVRIAPKKIVSFELGNIYYAVPIERVERIVKNFNAYGILPSGNSLLRHQEELITIINLSTIFPSSPSSAECKYLIICTLNKSDRLGIPIPDMPKILEITEESFCEIPQLYRQQQLPSVIEKLIRAPDGSEVFYLNFDLLSEM